The genomic stretch ATGCTATGTGTGCAAAAACCATTTTACAAGAGCATGGCACCAGGGTGAAACTTTACTTTCTCTTAGAACTAGTTTACTAAttagttttgttaaaatttaaaaaaacaaacaagctaGAGCCGTGTGTTGTGCTGCCATTCTTGCTTCAAAATCTTAACTAACACTTGCGTAAATATACTTTTTCACGATCTCAATTCATCCTATAGCCCTTCGTTAGTTTATTTTACTGATTAACCTTCTAGGTGCTGCCATCCACCAAAACAAGGGACCACGACACAGGAAAAATAGCGGACCTATGCCCGGTAAGTTCAATTGCTTGAAGCTGTTTGTTTTGTCCGCATGAAATGGACATGTCTTCATTTTCTGGAATATTGTTAGCCTTGATTATTTACTTTACTTTTAAGTTAACTTACTCAAAACCATAGGCAAACCAAACGGTCAATCAGCTGGTCCATATGGTATGGGAATGCCGGGACAACCCGGTCAACAGCAACAGCAATCCGGGGCACCTGGTCAGCAAAGTGCTCCAGGATCACCATTTGCCCAACGACCAGGCGCACCCCAACAGCCAGGCCAGTGTGGCCCACAATGTCCTTCAACGTGTGCACCCACTTGTGACACGACATGCTGTCAATCCGCGTGTCCACCCGCTTGTTCTGTGTCCTGCTTTTCATACTGTCCACCTACTTGCTGCCCACATAAAAAGAACTCCATTCCAGTAGAGAAGAAAAACGAGAAAGAAGTTCAAGAGTAAACATGACTGCGAATGATATTCTCGCACCTATATGCTTCGTTGAAGCTGTTAGACAGATgtatttttatgtaaattaaCAACATCAGCAATGCGATTCCAGTGATCGAGAAATAGTTGAGAAAAATCATATGTAAATCAATCCAATGTACAAACGCTTATCACAGTTTTTTTGAttcggattttttttattttgaaataaaaatttaacgtAATGTGAGACAacttaacgttttttttttttataaaaaattataaaaattccgCTCTAGCTAAATTTGCTGATCTAACTATCCGAACGGGGGGTGGTACTATTTTgacaaagttttaattttaatatagtATTCACTGTTTCATGAAATTCATAGTTTACCAAATACAAAAAGACGTCTTTGTATGTAATCAAGTAAAGTAACACATTAAAATTTGttcaattgataaaaaaaaatgtatttgggACACAACACGTACTAAAAAAGAACATGAAATCAAAGATGTTACGAAGACAGCCGCCAaaaaacttaattcttaaaattCAAAGGCTTCAACGTTCAGCTTTCATCGAGATGACAGAAAAACTATTGGATAAAACACTTGTGTCAAATggaacaaacaagcaaacaaaacaaaacaaacgaaacaaaacaaaacaaacaaacaagcatcCAAAATCTAAACAAACAAGATATtaacaagaaacaaaaaaaaatttgatttttacttCTATCAACAGTACACAATGCGTAATGCGTCCAAACTTGAACCAGCCATTATCACGTCAAATATGTTTCAATTTTTTGGTAACATGAAAAATAACTGTTTTTATTGTCGTGGCGGTGGTTGCTGATAAGGGTAACCTTGATACCCCATGGGCGGCTGCTGTTGGGCGTATGGCGGTACATATTGCCCTTGTTGGGGTTGGTATTGGTAAGGCTGACCTTGGTAAGGTTGTGGTGCAGGCTGGTATCCCTGTGGTTGATAATAACCACCGCCATAAGCTGACATACCACCGGGCGGCGCGTAATAACCAGGTTGTGGCATATACACAGGTTGTGTCGGGTAGGGCGCACTTGGGTTATGTGACGGCTGTTGTGGTGGAACTGAACCTTGTGGAGTGGGTCTTGGTGCGGGAACAGGTTGCTGAGGTTGTTGTTGACGTGGTGGTGGTGGGCGATCAGGTCTACTTGTCGGCTGTGGTGGTTGACCTATTAACACAATTCTTACAGGTGAGAATATTTGATACCCTATTTTAGTAACTTTCTCATTCTACCTTatcgaaaaaacaaaaaattttcgtGCTCCAAAAATCGTTCTTCGATAAGGTATCTTGTCATATATTTTCACATATTATTGTAGCTTATTATTACTTATTACTCACGCACACAAACTTTTTCAAGTAAAATTACAGAAGACGTTTTTGCAAGAAAGataaagaatattttatttgtttcctCTGAAAACACTGACGCattaaacaataataaaactgACCTTGATGATGAGATGGAACGGATGGTGGAGGGGCTGATGTACCTTTTGCAGCTTGTTGTTGCAGGTCCCTAATTTTAGTGCGTAAAACGTTAATCAATTAAGGTCCAGTTGACAAAATTTGATaaacaaattttacaatttacaaATGTGTGAAATTCATTTATTAGATTTAACCTGAATGTGTACAACCTTGATCAGTTTGCCATAAACCTCGTGACTGACTTGTTTATAAAGTACAATAAGGCTAAGAATCAACCATAAATTAAGAATCTCTATATCAATAATATTCGAACTCTGTCTGTCAAAATAATTGCACGCAGCTTCATTCCGAGTCCTACACCActgacgggcgaacctgtggatttttcacgAGTTAGCTACTAGTGTTGTTAGAATATGGCTATCGGCAAAGGTTAAAAAGAGAAACATTGGGGAAAAAACACAGAACATTCAACCTTATTAAAGAAAAAGGTATACGTACTTGGAAAGATCATCTTTCTCAGTTTTTCTTGCAAATACCAGATCGTTGACTTTACTTTGGTATTTTAACAGGATCAAAGTCAAGTCGttgtaaaactaaataaaaattaatagatAAAAAACGCTTTGAATGAACAATTAAACAACGATATAGGCAAAAACAagggtaaaaacaaaacaacagaaaagaaaagaaaaccatTTAACGATCAAGATAAATCCTTACTTTAGTTCCTTCTTGCAGGTTTGCAGACAATTCGACAAAAGCGTCATAAGCTGCAGCAAGATCTTTCAACATTTGATCACGTGGGTTAGCCCCACCTTGACTTTGCTTGGCAGCGTTAAATTTATCGTTGGCTGACTAAAAACACAAACGTATGCAGTTTAATCCAAGGTCTTTGAAGCtgagaaaaaaatgatatatttgTTAAGGATGAGGATATTCTTGCTGAAGATTTTGTTATCGACTAAAAGCAGCAAGCTGAGAACCAGCCACTAAATAAACATGGACGTAGATAATACATACCTGAATCTTTTCCACAAGCTCTGTTTGATTTTGTAAGATCTCCTCCACCTGTTTTTTCAAATCACTATACAACTCGTCCAAATTATGGCTGATTAATCTTTCACCGTCTAAATAACCCTCTGCTGCGAGGGCTTGCAGAAACTTACTCTGCATGTCAACAGTGGCTCCTTTGAACTCCTTCTCCAAATCTTCTCGCGCTTTTTTCGTTTGATTGACTTCTTCCATGTATTGACGAAGTTGAGTCACTGCGTCACCACCAGCACCAGAAATAGAGGAATCTCCTTTCGGAAGAGCCGCA from Hydractinia symbiolongicarpus strain clone_291-10 chromosome 12, HSymV2.1, whole genome shotgun sequence encodes the following:
- the LOC130622784 gene encoding translation initiation factor IF-2-like, with product MGFLGYISVAALLIAVYYSNIAESSKAEITAGNAINKLLQEKISMKFKEAANEVKGVLVKHLGDSLKSAHNRMNPRKKAKKIVKALKGAAIHQNKGPRHRKNSGPMPGKPNGQSAGPYGMGMPGQPGQQQQQSGAPGQQSAPGSPFAQRPGAPQQPGQCGPQCPSTCAPTCDTTCCQSACPPACSVSCFSYCPPTCCPHKKNSIPVEKKNEKEVQE